From Spirosoma aerolatum, one genomic window encodes:
- a CDS encoding RNA polymerase sigma factor has protein sequence MKQPDDQVYIDKVKQGDSASFAFLVDRYKHMAYTIALRIMRNAEDAEDAAQEGFVKAYQQLHRFEGKSKFSTWLYTIVYRVAVSKLEQQRVATVPIQEELTETYSNSYQTNQLESLQVSDQQKYIKDAIERLPATEGLLITLYYLDEKSIREIEEITGLSESNIKVKLFRARKVLEEQLRFLL, from the coding sequence GTGAAGCAACCCGATGATCAGGTCTATATCGACAAAGTCAAACAGGGCGACTCGGCTTCTTTTGCGTTTCTTGTGGATCGATACAAGCATATGGCCTACACGATTGCGCTACGCATCATGCGAAATGCTGAAGACGCCGAAGACGCAGCCCAGGAAGGTTTCGTAAAAGCGTATCAGCAGCTTCACCGATTTGAGGGTAAATCGAAGTTCTCAACCTGGCTCTACACGATTGTATATCGGGTAGCTGTCTCTAAATTGGAGCAACAGCGGGTCGCCACGGTTCCGATCCAGGAAGAACTAACTGAAACCTATAGTAATTCGTATCAAACCAATCAACTGGAGAGCCTTCAGGTATCGGATCAGCAGAAATACATCAAGGATGCGATTGAACGGCTACCCGCAACAGAAGGGTTATTGATCACGTTGTATTACCTGGATGAAAAGTCCATCCGGGAGATTGAGGAGATTACCGGCCTATCGGAATCCAATATCAAGGTGAAATTATTCCGAGCCAGAAAAGTATTGGAAGAACAGTTACGTTTTTTATTGTAG
- a CDS encoding outer membrane beta-barrel family protein: protein MKILNALVLLILLLCYHIGIAQKRPEAYSVRGIIADSVTHKVMTFITVNLMKAPNTVLKVDYSKEDGSFAFVGLEAGNYSLDMVGVGYKTKRIAISLTDSLHKTIDLGMVPLGSAMVGLQEVVVTGTKQILKQEIDRITYDLQADPESKVVNVLEMMRKVPLLSLDADNNILLKGNSDFKILINGKPSSMMERSYKDILRTMPASSIERIEVITSPPAKYDAEGLAGIINIITTKKLDNGYNGSANISERFPNGGPGLGGSVSAKLGKFGISAFGGANLYTNLPIRVGIQRFTSGLQPTMLLQEGTTESKSRTGYLGYEMSYELDSLNLISAQFNLNGNRSEGYTIQTSSLMDSDVRLQGYRLENNNTGNGNGLDASVNYQRGFRSNKNRLLTFSYRYLSYGSQQKADLSISDQLNYIRPDYRQVNDQRFAEQTFQVDYVHPVKKHQIEAGLKGILRDNKSDFQYAVVDSVTGRYSIQPSISNRFRNTQNVFGAYTTYQYALKNWGIKAGVRIEETVIDADFMSVDSRVKRTYVNLIPSVSINRKLRNNSGLILSYTQRIQRPGIYQLNPFVDRSNPNFERTGNPDLRPALVNDIQLTFSGSGKIQLSTGLGFTFFRDLIFPVSVYDSTTNITRTSYGNTGTAKLPSLYVNVNLPVTKRWNVSINSRVAYGMVQGVVNGVLIKNEGLMYQASLSTSYKLPKDWRLTANLQPNGPSINLQGATNRMMSSSVSVNKDLIKDKLSVASSINNPFRKYRQNLSTTSGPDFQQTSFRWDYFRSFTMSLNYKFGKLRESIKKNKRGIRNDDVQSGN from the coding sequence ATGAAAATTCTCAACGCACTAGTACTATTGATACTCCTATTGTGCTACCACATTGGTATTGCCCAAAAACGACCCGAAGCCTATTCGGTTCGTGGAATCATTGCTGATTCGGTAACTCATAAGGTGATGACATTTATAACAGTCAACTTAATGAAAGCTCCAAATACCGTTCTGAAAGTCGATTACTCCAAGGAGGACGGCTCATTTGCGTTTGTCGGTTTGGAAGCCGGAAATTATTCCCTGGATATGGTCGGTGTAGGGTATAAGACTAAACGAATTGCCATTAGCCTGACCGATTCGCTTCACAAGACAATAGACCTGGGTATGGTGCCGCTGGGCTCAGCCATGGTTGGCTTACAGGAAGTGGTTGTTACGGGTACGAAACAGATTTTAAAGCAGGAGATCGACCGTATTACCTACGACCTTCAGGCCGACCCCGAAAGTAAAGTGGTTAATGTGCTGGAAATGATGCGAAAAGTGCCACTGCTTTCGCTGGATGCAGATAATAACATCCTGCTGAAAGGCAACAGCGATTTCAAAATCCTGATCAATGGCAAGCCGTCGAGTATGATGGAACGAAGTTACAAGGATATTCTTCGGACTATGCCCGCTTCGTCCATCGAGCGAATTGAGGTGATTACATCGCCCCCAGCCAAATACGATGCGGAAGGGCTGGCGGGGATTATTAACATTATCACGACGAAAAAGCTGGATAATGGCTACAACGGCTCTGCCAATATCAGCGAGCGTTTTCCCAATGGAGGGCCTGGCCTGGGTGGATCGGTGTCGGCTAAGCTGGGGAAATTTGGTATTTCGGCGTTTGGTGGCGCCAACCTGTATACGAACCTGCCCATTCGAGTTGGAATTCAGCGATTTACCTCCGGGCTGCAACCTACTATGCTGTTGCAGGAAGGCACTACCGAATCGAAGAGCCGGACAGGTTATCTGGGCTATGAGATGAGTTATGAGCTGGATTCGCTGAACCTGATCTCGGCTCAGTTCAATCTGAATGGCAACCGCTCGGAAGGCTATACGATACAGACCAGTTCGTTGATGGACTCAGACGTTCGGTTACAGGGGTATAGGCTGGAAAATAACAATACTGGAAACGGCAATGGTCTGGATGCATCAGTGAATTATCAGCGGGGCTTTCGGTCCAATAAAAACCGCTTGCTGACGTTTTCGTACCGTTATCTATCGTACGGGAGCCAGCAGAAGGCTGATTTGTCTATTAGCGATCAATTGAACTATATCAGGCCTGATTATCGGCAGGTGAACGACCAGCGTTTTGCCGAGCAAACCTTTCAGGTCGATTATGTTCATCCCGTTAAAAAACACCAGATCGAAGCCGGTTTGAAGGGTATCTTACGGGATAATAAAAGTGATTTTCAATATGCAGTTGTTGATTCCGTAACAGGCCGCTATAGCATTCAACCCAGCATCAGTAACCGATTCAGGAATACCCAGAATGTGTTTGGAGCCTACACCACCTATCAGTATGCACTAAAAAACTGGGGTATAAAAGCAGGAGTGCGTATAGAGGAAACCGTTATTGATGCCGATTTCATGTCGGTCGATTCCAGAGTGAAGCGAACTTACGTAAATCTGATTCCTTCTGTATCGATAAACCGAAAACTCAGGAACAATAGTGGACTTATTCTGAGCTATACACAGCGGATTCAGCGGCCGGGTATTTATCAATTAAATCCCTTTGTGGATCGATCCAACCCGAATTTTGAACGAACGGGTAATCCTGATTTGCGACCTGCCCTTGTCAATGATATTCAATTAACGTTCAGTGGGTCGGGTAAGATACAACTAAGTACAGGACTAGGATTCACATTTTTCCGGGACCTGATATTCCCGGTTTCCGTTTATGATTCTACCACCAATATTACGCGCACATCGTACGGTAACACGGGTACGGCAAAGCTCCCGAGCCTGTATGTGAACGTCAATCTGCCCGTTACCAAGCGGTGGAATGTCAGTATAAACAGCCGGGTTGCCTATGGCATGGTACAGGGTGTAGTCAATGGCGTATTGATTAAAAATGAAGGATTAATGTACCAGGCCTCGCTGTCGACCAGTTATAAACTTCCGAAAGACTGGCGGTTGACGGCCAATTTGCAGCCAAATGGGCCAAGTATTAACCTGCAAGGGGCCACTAATCGGATGATGAGCTCGTCAGTTAGTGTCAATAAAGACCTGATCAAAGACAAACTTTCCGTTGCCAGTTCCATAAATAATCCGTTTCGAAAATACCGTCAAAATCTGAGCACCACCTCCGGCCCCGATTTTCAGCAAACGAGTTTTCGCTGGGATTACTTCCGGTCGTTTACGATGAGTCTGAACTACAAATTTGGGAAACTCAGGGAGTCGATTAAAAAGAACAAACGCGGTATTCGGAACGATGATGTACAGAGCGGCAATTAG
- a CDS encoding DUF6249 domain-containing protein — protein MDGDDIKHILISLGAFAGIFGIVYVFLMTRSRERMAMIERGVDASIFSGNNSISPTLKFGMLFVGIAIGMIVGDILHDYYGIGSVTSFLSMVFLFGGLSLILNFVIEQRLSKKK, from the coding sequence ATGGATGGCGACGACATTAAACATATTCTTATATCTCTTGGCGCATTTGCGGGCATTTTCGGAATCGTATATGTATTCCTGATGACGCGTTCCCGCGAACGAATGGCTATGATCGAGCGGGGCGTCGATGCGTCCATATTTTCGGGTAACAACTCCATTTCACCTACGTTGAAATTTGGGATGCTGTTCGTCGGAATTGCCATAGGTATGATTGTAGGCGATATACTGCACGACTATTACGGTATTGGCAGCGTTACCTCCTTTCTGTCGATGGTATTTTTATTCGGTGGTCTTAGCCTGATTCTCAACTTCGTGATTGAGCAACGGCTGTCGAAGAAGAAGTAA